From Candidatus Binataceae bacterium, one genomic window encodes:
- the acs gene encoding acetate--CoA ligase, whose translation MATNPSGQIDSVLTEVRKFEPPAEFSSKAWIKSLAEHEALCKRAADDPEGFWADCARNLDWFKPFDKVLEWKFPFAKWFVGGTLNASYNCLDRHLKGARRNKAAIIWEGEPGDSRVLTYQMLADEVGRAANALKELGVEEGDRVAIYMPLVPEAAIAMLACARIGAVHSVVFGGFSAEALADRINDAEAKLCITADAGWRRGAQVELKNNVDEALKRCPSIQKVLVLRRVGNKVSMRSGRDVWWHELVSRQSPKCPPAQLDSEHMLYTLYTSGTTGKPKGVVHTIGGYLTHTLMTMKWVFDLKEEDTFWCTADIGWVTGHSYTVYGPLAAGATAVMYEGAPNFPHEDRFWQIIEKYGVSIFYTAPTAIRTFLKWGDSWVKNHDLSSLRLLGTVGEPINPEAWIWYRRVIGGDRCPIVDTWWQTETGGIMIAPVPGAIATKPGSATRPLPGVAAEVVTHDGKSVGVNQGGLLVIKRPWPGMLRTVFRDPERYQQQYFSQIDGVYFTGDGARRDEDGYFWIMGRVDDVVNVSGHRLGTMEVESALVSHASVAEAAVVGRPDEMKGQGVVAFVTLEGGRNGSAQLKQELREHVVKEIGALARPDEIRFTDALPKTRSGKIMRRLLRQIASGDQTLGDTTTLEDLSVLAKLRDDEE comes from the coding sequence GTGGCAACCAATCCCAGCGGTCAAATCGACTCCGTCCTTACCGAGGTGCGCAAGTTCGAGCCGCCCGCCGAGTTCTCGTCCAAGGCGTGGATCAAAAGCCTCGCCGAGCACGAAGCGCTGTGCAAACGCGCCGCCGACGATCCCGAAGGCTTCTGGGCGGACTGCGCCCGCAACCTCGATTGGTTCAAGCCCTTCGACAAGGTGCTGGAGTGGAAATTTCCGTTCGCCAAATGGTTCGTGGGCGGTACGCTCAATGCCTCCTACAATTGCCTTGACCGTCATCTGAAAGGCGCGCGCCGCAACAAGGCGGCAATCATCTGGGAAGGCGAGCCGGGTGACAGCCGAGTACTGACCTACCAGATGCTGGCCGATGAAGTGGGACGCGCCGCTAACGCACTCAAGGAACTGGGCGTGGAGGAGGGCGACCGTGTTGCCATCTACATGCCGCTGGTGCCGGAAGCCGCTATCGCGATGCTGGCGTGCGCGCGAATCGGTGCCGTCCATTCTGTGGTCTTCGGCGGATTCTCCGCGGAGGCGCTCGCCGACCGCATCAATGACGCGGAAGCCAAGCTGTGCATCACTGCCGATGCGGGATGGCGTCGCGGCGCGCAAGTCGAACTCAAAAACAATGTCGACGAAGCACTGAAGCGCTGTCCATCGATTCAAAAAGTTCTGGTTCTCCGGCGCGTCGGCAACAAGGTCAGTATGCGCAGCGGGCGCGACGTCTGGTGGCATGAGTTGGTCTCGCGCCAGAGCCCGAAATGTCCCCCAGCTCAGCTCGACTCGGAACACATGCTGTATACGCTCTACACCTCCGGTACCACCGGAAAACCCAAGGGCGTGGTCCACACCATCGGCGGGTACCTGACGCACACTCTGATGACGATGAAGTGGGTGTTCGATTTGAAGGAGGAAGACACTTTCTGGTGTACGGCGGACATCGGATGGGTGACAGGGCACAGCTACACGGTCTACGGCCCGCTCGCGGCGGGCGCGACGGCGGTGATGTACGAGGGCGCACCGAATTTTCCGCATGAAGATCGCTTCTGGCAGATTATCGAGAAATATGGCGTCAGCATTTTCTATACCGCGCCGACCGCCATCCGCACCTTCCTCAAGTGGGGCGACTCATGGGTGAAGAACCACGACCTCTCGAGTCTGCGCCTGCTCGGCACCGTCGGCGAGCCGATTAATCCGGAGGCGTGGATCTGGTACCGCCGGGTCATTGGTGGCGACCGGTGCCCCATCGTCGATACCTGGTGGCAAACTGAAACCGGCGGCATCATGATCGCGCCGGTGCCCGGTGCGATAGCCACCAAACCCGGTTCGGCCACCCGGCCGCTGCCCGGCGTGGCTGCTGAGGTCGTCACTCACGATGGCAAATCGGTCGGCGTGAACCAGGGTGGCTTGCTCGTGATCAAACGGCCCTGGCCTGGAATGTTGCGCACGGTGTTCCGCGACCCCGAGCGCTACCAGCAGCAGTACTTCAGCCAAATCGACGGAGTCTATTTCACCGGTGATGGCGCGCGCCGCGACGAGGATGGCTACTTCTGGATAATGGGCCGCGTCGATGATGTCGTTAACGTTTCAGGTCATCGTCTCGGCACGATGGAGGTCGAGAGCGCGCTCGTCTCGCACGCGAGCGTGGCCGAGGCCGCCGTGGTGGGACGGCCAGACGAAATGAAGGGGCAGGGTGTGGTCGCCTTCGTGACCCTCGAAGGCGGCCGAAATGGCAGCGCCCAGCTAAAGCAAGAGCTGCGCGAGCATGTGGTCAAGGAAATTGGCGCACTGGCGCGACCCGACGAAATTCGTTTTACCGACGCGCTTCCCAAAACCCGCAGCGGTAAGATCATGCGCCGCCTGC